GCAGGACTCGTGGGGGCGGCCTGCCTCTATTTTCTTCTGATGGTCCCCCATTCCCTGGCCGTGGACCTGACGGCCGAACTGACAGCCGGGTATGATTCCAATCCGGCCCTGATCGATCCGTCCGAGGGCTCCGGGTTTTCCGTGTATGGGCTCAGGGCCGGCCAGCCGTTGGGTTTGACCGATGATCTGAGCCTCGACCTGTCCGTAGAGGGAAGATACCAGGATTACTGGAGCGTGGGCGACAACTATCGGGTGCAGGCCGATGGGGCCATCACGTACTCCCTGGCCGAAGGCAAGCTCCTGCCGGCACTCATGGGAGAGGTGGCCGCCTATCGGGATGCGCTCATCGAGGCCGACGATCGGAACGAGGCCATGGTGGGCATTCGGGCCGACTGGATCATGTCCAGCCGACTGACCCTGGGGTTCGAGCAGACCTGCCGCTGGCTCAGCTATTTGAACTGGGCCATGCCTTTTTCCGGCAAGGGACAGGGGAGACAGGAGGTAAAGGGCGGGAAAGGCGGCAAGCGGTCTTCTCCCGCGTTTCGCCCTGAGAAGGGAGGGGAACCGTCCCCGTGGCGCCCGGATTCTGGTGAGAAGGGGAACCGCCCCCTGCATACGCTTTACCCCCCACGGGACAACCGCCTTCTGGCGACGGCCCTGAATCTGGACGTTTTCATCCTCTCCTCCCTGACCGGCCGGGTCTATGGGGCCTATGGAGACCTGGACGCGTCGCTGGATATGGAATCGTACAGGGAGATCCAGGCGGGGGCCGCCCTTTCGTGGGCTCCGGCCCCTGAATGGTTGGTGGGGTTGGAGGCCGCGTGGTTCCGGACAGACTACCATCGGGTCCCGGAAAGCATGACCCGCGTAAGACAGTCCAATGACACCTGGTCCGCAGGGATCCAGGTCAGCAGGTTCTGGGGCGATTTCGAACTCTTTGGGCAGGCGGGGTGGAAGTCCGGCGATGCGCCCCTCGACTATGAATCCTATACCCAGACGGTTTTTCAATGCGGATTTTCATACTCATTCTGATGGGCGTCCTGCTCAACGGATGGGTTCTCGACGCCTCGGGCGAGGACCTCTTTTTGGGCCGCGTCGTTTCCGTGGACCGGGATGCCGGAAGATTGTCCGTCCTCCTCCTTGAAGAAGAATCCGATGGGATGGAGGGAGAGGGAGGCGCCGGAAAATCCGTGGAGGTCGCCATCCATCCGGATCGGCTTCCGAAAAATCTCTCTTCGGGGAGCATTGTCAGGATATGGGGCGACAGGTCCGAGATGGAAGGCGTCCTCAATGCCGCCAGGATCTACGCAACAGGGAGCGGCGCCGGGGGGAAAGACGCCACCGGGGTACGACGCCGTATCGGCAAGGGCAGAGGCCAGTATGGCGGAAAGGGGGGCGGCAAGGGTCATGGCAGGAATTAGACGCGGTCTCCCCCTCTGGGCAGCCAACCTGTTTGTCTTCTCGCTTCTTTTCTGTGTTGTGACGGCCTATTTCCTGTGGCAGGTCCACCAGGCCAAGGAGGACTTCCTGTCACACGTGCGCGAACATGCGGTCCTGATGGCAGAAGTGATTCAACTGAGCGCCCGGGGAGGCGTCCTCTCCAAACAGGCGGCAGAGGAAATCCTCGAGTCTTTTTTGCGTAACACGGCCCGTTTTGTGGACTATTTGGACAAGGTGGAGCCGTTTACGGCAGAAGAACTGACCGCCTTTTCGCAAGAGGCCGGACTCACGGGGATCGGCATCCACCGAGGACCCGGAGAATATGTGGAAGGCCCGCCGGAGTGGCTCCCAAACCACGATTCGGCCCGGTCTCCTGCTCCGGGGCTTCGACACCTGCCGAAAGAAGGGCTGTATCTTTTTTCAGGGGCTGATCAGGGGGCTCCGGGCCGGGTGATGGTGGGCATGAGCGATGCGCAGGTCCGGACCATTCAGGAGCACCTGGGATTAGACAATGTGATCCGGACCCTTGCGGGGATTCCCCGAATAGGCTATGTGCGAATGAAGACGGCCCCGGGCGCGGTAATGGGGTCCCCGGAGACGGCTTTCGTGATCATGAAAGAGGAGGGCGGCCGCAGGGTTGCCGAGGCCCGGGTCCCCATGGATGGAGCGGAGATTGCCGTAGCCCTGGACGCCGGATATCTGGACCGCTCCATTGGACGTCTGTGGCGCGATTTCTTCATCTTTAGCGCGGCCCTTGCATCTCTCGGCATCGTCCTGTCGCTGATCCTCTACAGGCGCCAGGCTGCCCACATTGCCCAGGTCAAGGAGTTTGACAGGCAACTGGCCCTGGAGCGGGAAAACGCCTCATTGGGCCGCTCCGCAGCCGCTATTGCCCACGAGGTCCGAAATCCCCTAAATGTCTTGGGCATGGGCCTCCAGAGGCTCCTGATAGAGGCTGACGAGCTGAGCGATGATCACCGCCACCTTGTTGATTTAATGCTCGATGCGGTAAAACGCGCCAACACCAGCGTGGAGGGACTTCTGAGATATGCCCGCCCCCAGAGGCCATTGAAAAAAGCCATGCGCCTCGATCTGTTGGTCGAGGACATGCTCCTTCTGTACGCCCACCGCTGCGAGGCGTCGGGTATAGAGGTGTCCCGGCAGATCAGCTTCCGAAGGTCGATTCCGGGAGATCCCGGCCTCCTGGGGCAGGTGGCGGAGAACCTCCTGAAGAACGCCATCGAGGCTCAAACCGGCGGGGGGGTTATCCACGTGGAGGTGTCCCCCGGACAGGACCAGGGGGTCTGCCTGAAGGTGACCAACAGGGGCTTTTCCCTGGAACCGGAAGCCGCGGAACGTATTCTGGAACCTTATTTTACCACCAAGGCGGATGGGACGGGTCTGGGCCTGACCATATCCCGAAGGATCGTGGAGGCCCACGGGGGCCGGATGACGGTCCAGGTCCATGAGCCCGGGACCGTGGAGATCTCGGTCTGGCTCCCCGCTGCCAGGGCCGGAAGAGGGACAACAGGAGAAAAGAGCACAGATGGAGGGGCCTCTGAATGAAAATTCTGATCGTTGACGATGATCCTACCCAGCGGGAATTGCTGAAGGGGTTCCTGGAAAAGCAGGGTTACTCCGTCCTGACGGCCCCTGACGGCCCGGCGGCCCTCCGCCTCTTTGAAAGGGAACCGGTCCACCTGGTGCTTCTGGATCACCGGATGCCCGGGATCAGCGGGGCCGTGGTGCTGGAAAAGATGAAGGGGATGAACCCGAGGGTGCGGATCATCATGATCACGGCCTTCGGCGATGTGGACACGGCTGTCACGGCCATGAAACTGGGCGCGTCCGAATTCATGGAAAAGCCCGTGGACCTGTCCGTGCTCTTGAAAATGATCCGGCAGATCGAGCAGGAGATCGCCGTTGATGAAGATGTGGCTGAGGTGAAAGAGGTGGTGGCGGAGGGACCGCTCCCCCTCAAGATCATCGCCGAAAGCCAGGCCATGAAAGATGTGCTCTCCCTGGTAAGAAGGATGGCGGGGAGTCACTGGCCGGTCCTTGTCTCCGGTGAAACCGGGACCGGGAAACAACTGGCAGCGCACCTGATACACCTTCTGAGCCCGAGAACCGACGCTCCCTTCATCGTAGTCAACTGTGCGGCCATACCGGAGCCGCTTTTTGA
This Deltaproteobacteria bacterium DNA region includes the following protein-coding sequences:
- a CDS encoding GHKL domain-containing protein; the protein is MAGIRRGLPLWAANLFVFSLLFCVVTAYFLWQVHQAKEDFLSHVREHAVLMAEVIQLSARGGVLSKQAAEEILESFLRNTARFVDYLDKVEPFTAEELTAFSQEAGLTGIGIHRGPGEYVEGPPEWLPNHDSARSPAPGLRHLPKEGLYLFSGADQGAPGRVMVGMSDAQVRTIQEHLGLDNVIRTLAGIPRIGYVRMKTAPGAVMGSPETAFVIMKEEGGRRVAEARVPMDGAEIAVALDAGYLDRSIGRLWRDFFIFSAALASLGIVLSLILYRRQAAHIAQVKEFDRQLALERENASLGRSAAAIAHEVRNPLNVLGMGLQRLLIEADELSDDHRHLVDLMLDAVKRANTSVEGLLRYARPQRPLKKAMRLDLLVEDMLLLYAHRCEASGIEVSRQISFRRSIPGDPGLLGQVAENLLKNAIEAQTGGGVIHVEVSPGQDQGVCLKVTNRGFSLEPEAAERILEPYFTTKADGTGLGLTISRRIVEAHGGRMTVQVHEPGTVEISVWLPAARAGRGTTGEKSTDGGASE